One stretch of Natronobacterium gregoryi SP2 DNA includes these proteins:
- a CDS encoding S26 family signal peptidase: MSGPDAGDSDGYDDQDRDSTASSSDTSEPDERRIAERESTDNSQDVTIENDGLVRWFLETDDEPIVLVRDIVTSVAIVAAIALLLFAISGVWPPLVAVESGSMEPSMERGDMIVVVDEERFAGDDPVEGTGVVTVENGQDGGHETFGEPGDVVVFRPDGSELQTPVIHRAHFWVEEDENWVDTKAKEEYVGGASCDDLRTCPANHDGFVTKGDANSGYDQYQGGATTDVVKPEWVTGKATLRIPWLGHIRLLVDELLASILVPSATIGATGATGAAIAGADIVRTSRISDSSPNEHS, from the coding sequence GCCGGACGAGAGACGAATCGCCGAACGCGAGTCGACGGACAACAGCCAGGACGTGACGATCGAAAACGACGGACTCGTTCGCTGGTTTCTCGAGACTGACGACGAACCGATCGTCCTCGTCAGAGATATCGTCACGAGTGTCGCGATCGTCGCCGCCATCGCCTTGTTGCTGTTCGCGATCAGTGGGGTATGGCCTCCACTCGTCGCCGTCGAGAGTGGCAGCATGGAACCGAGCATGGAGCGTGGTGACATGATCGTGGTCGTCGACGAAGAGCGGTTCGCCGGTGACGACCCCGTCGAGGGAACCGGCGTCGTCACCGTCGAGAACGGACAGGACGGCGGTCACGAGACGTTCGGCGAACCAGGTGACGTCGTTGTCTTCAGACCCGACGGGAGCGAGTTACAGACGCCCGTGATACACCGGGCACACTTCTGGGTCGAAGAAGACGAAAACTGGGTCGATACCAAAGCAAAAGAAGAGTACGTCGGCGGTGCGAGCTGTGACGACCTCCGAACCTGTCCCGCGAACCACGACGGGTTCGTGACGAAAGGCGACGCGAACAGTGGCTACGATCAGTACCAGGGTGGCGCCACGACGGACGTGGTCAAACCCGAGTGGGTCACTGGAAAAGCGACGCTCCGAATCCCGTGGCTCGGACACATCCGGCTACTCGTCGACGAGTTGCTTGCGAGCATCCTCGTTCCGTCCGCGACCATCGGTGCCACCGGAGCGACGGGAGCCGCGATTGCAGGCGCGGATATCGTGCGGACCTCGAGGATATCGGACTCATCTCCGAACGAACACTCGTGA
- a CDS encoding Cdc6/Cdc18 family protein, which yields MSDEDMEAADSNEVGVDGIDGFSTDLEGTDLGDDEPKQGLFDDLLSGEPIFENKEVLRPSYTPHELPHRNDQINKMATILVAALRGETPSNILIYGKTGTGKTASAKFVSKELESTSQKYSVPCDVEYINCEVTDTQYRVLAQLANKFIEKNQARIDERIDSLEDLLDDLAEYDDSSPDAPGAGTGGDLFEPADVESTSTDDSPSVSTEDDTTATAGDYTGETKGSLGAFSDDDEPASASDHDLESRADARLPPDHPLESTPFDSRQAVQERIETLEKDKESFDEVPMTGWPTDRVYSVFFDAVDYDERVVVIMLDEIDKLVEKSGDDTLYNLSRMNSELENSRVSIIGISNDLKFTDFLDPRVKSSLGEEEIVFPPYDANQLRDILEHRSDVAFKGSALSDDVIPLCAAFAAQEHGDARRALDLLRTAGELAERSQAETIVEDHVRQAQDKIELDRVVEVVRTLPTQSKLVLFAIILLEKNGVHSINTGEVFNIYKRLCEEIDADVLTQRRVTDLISELDMLGIVNAVVVSKGRYGRTKEISLSVPLEETEAVLLSDSRLSDIDDVQPFVQARFEN from the coding sequence ATGTCAGACGAAGATATGGAAGCGGCCGACTCGAACGAGGTCGGCGTCGACGGAATCGACGGGTTCTCGACTGACCTCGAGGGGACCGACCTCGGCGACGACGAGCCAAAACAAGGACTGTTCGACGACCTGCTCAGCGGTGAGCCCATCTTCGAGAACAAGGAAGTCCTGCGCCCGTCCTATACGCCACACGAGCTACCGCACCGAAACGACCAGATAAACAAGATGGCGACGATTCTCGTCGCCGCACTCCGCGGTGAAACCCCCTCGAACATTCTTATCTACGGGAAGACCGGAACTGGAAAGACCGCCAGCGCGAAGTTCGTCAGCAAGGAACTCGAGAGCACTTCCCAGAAGTACAGCGTCCCCTGTGACGTCGAGTACATCAACTGTGAGGTAACCGATACGCAGTACCGTGTCCTCGCACAGCTAGCGAACAAATTTATCGAGAAAAACCAGGCCCGGATCGACGAACGGATCGACTCCCTGGAAGACCTGCTCGACGACCTCGCGGAGTACGACGATTCGTCTCCCGACGCGCCTGGGGCTGGAACGGGGGGAGATCTCTTCGAACCAGCGGACGTCGAATCCACGTCGACGGACGATTCCCCCTCTGTTTCTACTGAAGACGATACCACAGCTACGGCAGGCGATTATACAGGTGAAACGAAGGGGTCGCTCGGTGCGTTTTCGGATGACGACGAGCCCGCGTCCGCGTCCGACCACGACCTCGAGAGTCGGGCCGACGCACGGCTCCCACCTGACCACCCGCTCGAGTCGACTCCGTTCGACTCCCGGCAAGCGGTCCAAGAGCGAATCGAGACGCTCGAGAAAGACAAGGAGTCGTTCGACGAGGTTCCGATGACTGGCTGGCCGACCGATCGGGTCTACAGCGTCTTCTTCGATGCAGTCGACTACGACGAGCGGGTCGTCGTCATCATGTTAGACGAGATTGACAAACTCGTCGAGAAAAGTGGCGACGACACGCTGTATAACCTCTCGCGGATGAACTCTGAACTCGAGAACTCGCGGGTGTCGATCATCGGCATCTCGAACGACCTGAAGTTCACCGACTTCCTCGATCCCCGCGTCAAGTCCTCGCTCGGGGAGGAAGAGATCGTCTTCCCACCCTACGACGCGAATCAGCTCCGGGACATCCTCGAGCATCGCTCGGACGTCGCTTTCAAGGGTAGTGCGCTCTCTGACGACGTGATTCCGCTCTGTGCTGCCTTCGCGGCACAGGAACACGGCGACGCACGCCGCGCGCTCGATTTGCTCCGGACAGCGGGCGAACTCGCCGAGCGCTCCCAGGCAGAGACAATCGTCGAAGACCACGTCCGGCAGGCTCAGGACAAGATCGAACTCGATCGGGTCGTCGAAGTCGTCCGAACCCTCCCCACCCAGAGTAAACTCGTCCTGTTTGCGATCATCCTGCTCGAGAAAAACGGTGTTCACAGCATCAACACCGGCGAAGTGTTCAACATCTACAAGCGTCTCTGTGAAGAGATCGACGCCGACGTGCTCACCCAGCGCCGTGTGACGGATCTCATCAGCGAACTCGACATGCTGGGAATCGTCAACGCCGTCGTCGTCTCCAAGGGCCGATACGGACGGACAAAAGAAATCAGCCTTTCGGTCCCGCTCGAGGAGACGGAGGCCGTGCTCCTCTCGGATTCACGTCTCTCCGACATCGACGACGTTCAGCCGTTCGTCCAGGCGCGGTTCGAGAACTGA